One window of Acropora palmata chromosome 1, jaAcrPala1.3, whole genome shotgun sequence genomic DNA carries:
- the LOC141890827 gene encoding uncharacterized protein LOC141890827: MVSFDVKSLFTSIPVNLALTITKDRLQRDQNLAERSYLSVDNILKLSDFVLNHNYFKYDGDHYKQIFGCAMRSPISPILADLVMEEIEETAISTFPHPPKWWFRYVDDSHSCLRKDQVDQFHKHLNSINANIQFTLELENTHGQGLPFLDTITSRRGTEIQVDVYRKPTHTDRYLDFFSCHPLCHKRSVVNTLLRRAHTIPSTNKGRWEEMHRVKAVLRDNNYPLSFIHNCERALTTQPTEHNFNGFVVLPYVQGVSEKIGRILNQQKVKVAYKPQQTINSLFPRPKELDDSDRQKSGIVYKLSCTQCNFLY, from the coding sequence ATGGTCTCCTTCGATGTGAAGTCTCTGTTCACCTCCATACCTGTGAACTTAGCCCTCACCATAACCAAGGACAGGCTTCAACGGGACCAGAATCTAGCGGAACGTTCCTATCTTTCTGTTGACaacattttgaaactttccGACTTTGTACTCAACCACAATTACTTTAAATATGATGGCGATCACTACAAACAGATATTTGGATGTGCCATGCGTTCTCCCATTAGTCCTATTTTAGCCGACCTGGTTATGGAAGAAATTGAGGAAACGGCTATCTCCACATTCCCGCACCCTCCCAAATGGTGGTTTCGCTATGTGGACGATAGTCATTCTTGTTTAAGAAAGGATCAAGTCGACCAGTTTCACAAACATCTGAACTCGATAAACGCGAATATACAATTCACTTTGGAACTAGAAAACACCCATGGGCAAGGCTTACCTTTTCTAGACACCATTACTAGTAGACGCGGCACAGAAATTCAAGTGGATGTTTACAGAAAACCAACACACACAGACCGTTATCTCGATTTCTTTTCCTGTCACCCTTTGTGCCACAAAAGATCCGTGGTCAACACTCTGCTGAGAAGAGCACATACCATTCCATCAACGAATAAGGGAAGATGGGAAGAAATGCACCGAGTCAAAGCCGTTCTGCGTGACAACAACTATCCCTTGTCTTttattcataactgcgagagAGCGTTAACCACACAACCCACCGAACACAACTTCAATGGTTTTGTGGTGCTGCCGTATGTACAGGGTGTATCCGAGAAAATTGGGCGCATATTGAATCAGCAAAAGGTCAAAGTAGCTTACAAACCACAACAAACCATCAACAGCCTTTTTCCACGCCCGAAAGAGCTCGACGATTCTGACCGCCAGAAATCAGGCATTGTGTACAAACTCAGTTGCACACAGTGCAATTTTCTGTACTAA
- the LOC141877182 gene encoding uncharacterized protein LOC141877182, whose amino-acid sequence MIRCSRYMRITVAILFAVLVTLAQYNFLGSIGRLRFQGHISSTISTGAVEDTVRTTEEGMSNARLHLIIQFPVLENLALAKNKSVVNMRQKEFSYCLQRNLLSPHVQEVHVLFERNEVTRFIKAQNFSMNWKLVFHFLGRRMRYKDAFGYASNVLLQKNTIIMNGDCYIDKGFELLDERILNNKTMYALTRHETPENVRYCDQKDFCGPKSTYIGSHDAWLFRLKAPFSENFLNQVDYLPNMMGIEQVLIYNLRKHEGFTLRNPCKLLHIVHYHCSNLRNHKERYIKGKRVDHWNHIKRDKYAPFSDL is encoded by the exons ATGATCAGGTGTTCACGATATATGCGTATAACGGTTGCTATACTTTTCGCAGTGCTCGTTACACTGGCCCAGTATAATTTTCTGGGTTCCATAGGACGCTTGCGTTTTCAAGGGCACATTTCCTCGACAATTTCAACAGGAGCAGTTGAGGACACTGTAAGAACCACGGAGGAAG GGATGTCAAATGCTCGATTGCATTTGATTATTCAATTTCCTGTCCTCGAAAATCTTGCTCTTGCCAAAAACAAGTCTGTAGTTAATATGCGACAGAAAGAATTCAGTTACTGCCTCCAACGAAATTTACTCAGTCCTCAT GTGCAGGAAGTTCATGTCCTATTTGAACGCAACGAGGTAACTCGTTTTATCAAAGCGCAGAACTTCAGCATGAACTGGAAACTGGTGTTTCATTTCCTCGGTCGGCGAATGCGGTACAAAGATGCATTTGGCTACGCCTCTAATGTCCTACTACAAAAAAATACGATAATTATGAATGGAGATTGCTACATTGATAAAGGATTTGAGCTTCTAGACGAGAGGATCttgaacaataaaacaatgtATGCATTAACAAGACATGAAACTCCAGAAAACGTCCGCTATTGCGATCAAAAAGATTTCTGCGGCCCCAAGTCCACCTACATTGGATCCCATGATGCATGGTTGTTCCGCCTAAAAGCTCCATTTTCTGAAAACTTTCTCAATCAGGTCGACTACTTGCCAAATATGATGGGGATTGAGCAAGTTTTGATTTACAACCTAAGGAAACATGAGGGATTTACGCTAAGAAATCCATGTAAACTCCTGCATATTGTTCATTACCACTGTAGCAATCTTAGAAACCACAAAGAAAGATACATCAAAGGAAAAAGAGTTGATCACTGGAATCATATTAAGCGGGATAAGTATGCCCCCTTTTCTGACCtataa